The following coding sequences lie in one Musa acuminata AAA Group cultivar baxijiao chromosome BXJ1-8, Cavendish_Baxijiao_AAA, whole genome shotgun sequence genomic window:
- the LOC135680549 gene encoding CDP-diacylglycerol--glycerol-3-phosphate 3-phosphatidyltransferase 2-like, whose amino-acid sequence MPPTFFPSSTLLKVAVSFPSRHHHPPSPLRHGRKHNQQQHKSAHRIVRFNAAADPSVALNPSVGPRSLVGALISGTGFRGWARPAGADSWWMMRPGSGQATFGRGFLGARSWAAGGPDRGGAGERDAVQVVGPAESGEMEINGSHPPRQQQEQRSSDPPTLLTLPTVLTLGRVAAVPLLVCTYYMNGWWATTATTSIFIAAAITDWLDGYIARKKHLGTAFGAFLDPVADKLMVAATLVLLCTRPLEVGTFGEVPWLLTIPSIAIIGREITMSAVREWAASQNSKVLEAVAVNKLGKWKTAMQMIALTILLATRDSNLTGIDMVVASGVALLYASASLAVWSLVVYMRNIWRLMLM is encoded by the exons ATGCCCCCGACCTTCTTCCCTTCCTCAACCCTCCTCAAGGTTGCTGTCTCCTTCCCCTCCCGCCACCATCACCCTCCCTCCCCCCTTCGTCATGGAAGAAAGCACAACCAGCAGCAGCACAAATCGGCTCATAGAATCGTCCGTTTCAACGCCGCTGCCGATCCCAGCGTCGCCCTAAATCCATCCGTCGGCCCGAGGAGTCTCGTCGGTGCCCTAATCAGCGGGACGGGTTTCCGCGGCTGGGCCCGACCCGCCGGGGCCGATTCGTGGTGGATGATGAGGCCCGGATCTGGGCAGGCGACCTTCGGTCGAGGCTTCCTCGGCGCGAGAAGCTGGGCGGCCGGCGGGCCGGATCGCGGGGGTGCCGGCGAGAGGGACGCAGTTCAGGTCGTGGGTCCGGCGGAGTCAGGAGAGATGGAGATCAATGGGAGTCATCCTCCGCGGCAGCAGCAAGAACAGAGAAGTTCTGATCCTCCTACGTTGCTCACGCTGCCAACTGTTCTCACCCTCGGGCGAGTCGCGGCAGTTCCCCTTCTTGTGTGCA CTTATTACATGAATGGTTGGTGGGCGACAACTGCTACAACAAGCATCTTTATTGCCGCAGCAATCACAGACTGGCTTGATGGTTATATTGCTCGAAAG AAGCATCTGGGAACAGCATTTGGGGCATTTTTGGATCCAGTGGCTGACAAG CTTATGGTAGCTGCCACACTAGTATTGTTGTGTACTAGACCCTTGGAAGTTGGTACATTTGGAGAGGTACCATGGCTTCTAACAATACCTTCAATTGCAATTATTGGAAGAGAG ATCACAATGTCAGCAGTTAGAGAGTGGGCTGCATCTCAAAATAGCAAAGTTCTTGAG GCTGTGGCGGTCAATAAATTGGGGAAGTGGAAGACGGCGATGCAGATGATCGCACTGACCATACTCCTTGCAACTAGAGACTCCAA CCTCACTGGGATAGACATGGTAGTTGCTTCTGGTGTAGCTTTACTCTACGCATCCGCCAGCCTTGCTGTGTGGTCCTTGGTGGTGTACATGAGGAATATATGGAGACTCATGCTGATGTAG
- the LOC135588859 gene encoding uncharacterized protein LOC135588859, whose amino-acid sequence MAFSQTARIGACVFCLGFISFLLAIFAETSKVLSYISERNVTPPFGTPIQAKDAVICKFPDDPSILLGTLSVVTLVLAAIAGHVAVYFPYKGKSVPRNALFGSATLSTFFVLAEVLTVLALVMLLWTTISESLHRSRNVHRDLTTQCPTAKTGLFGGGAFLALDAALFWLVCQMLTLNARSDYLDEDDTKGEYVDVCTTEFDVAERHLPTA is encoded by the exons ATGGCCTTTAGTCAGACCGCTAGAATTGGAGCTTGTGTGTTTTGTCTTGGGTTCATCTCCTTCTTACTCGCTATATTTGCAGAAACCTCAAAGGTCCTTTCTTACATCTCAGAACGAAATGTTACA CCTCCCTTCGGAACTCCAATCCAAGCAAAGGATGCAGTAATCTGCAAATTCCCAGATGATCCATCCATCTTACTGGGGACTCTATCTGTCGTCACACTCGTTCTAGCTGCCATTGCAGGGCACGTTGCTGTTTACTTCCCTTACAAGGGCAAGTCGGTCCCAAGAAATGCTTTGTTTGGGAGCGCTACCTTGTCTACATTCTTTGTCCTCGCCGA GGTACTCACGGTTCTGGCTTTGGTGATGCTGCTGTGGACTACCATCAGCGAAAGCCTCCACAGGTCTCGCAACGTGCACCGTGATCTCACCACGCAGTGCCCAACCGCGAAGACGGGGCTCTTCGGCGGTGGCGCCTTCCTCGCCCTCGATGCCGCTCTCTTTTGGCTTGTTTGCCAGATGCTAACACTGAATGCGAGGTCGGATTACTTGGACGAGGACGACACCAAGGGAGAGTACGTTGACGTCTGCACCACCGAGTTTGATGTCGCCGAGAGGCATCTCCCCACCGCGTAG
- the LOC103994387 gene encoding WUSCHEL-related homeobox 3B-like → MILEEMYRSGVRTPSAQQIQQVTAHLSNYGRIEGKNVFYWFQNHKARERQKLRRRLSRHYQLLCSGHSLPHHQLYCMQDATAFPHSLHHATPTHSLHLESNGGLNLLEKMEISNAEEAPETNYEAFGHEWTSMMMLPNRRSLRTLDLFPTTSTGLKDECATSKPSSSTSIN, encoded by the exons ATGATACTGGAGGAGATGTACAGGAGCGGGGTGAGGACCCCAAGTGCTCAACAGATACAGCAAGTAACAGCACATCTCTCCAACTATGGCAGGATAGAGGGCAAGAACGTGTTCTACTGGTTCCAAAACCACAAGGCTAGAGAGAGGCAGAAGCTTCGAAGGAGGCTTAGCAGGCACTACCAACTTCTTTGCTCGGGCCACTCACTCCCTCATCACCAGTTGTACTGCATGCAGGACGCTACTGCTTTCCCTCATTCGCTCCACCATGCGactccaactcactcccttcatcTG GAGTCAAACGGAGGGCTGAATCTGCTAGAGAAGATGGAGATCAGCAACGCCGAAGAAGCACCAGAAACGAATTATGAAGCCTTTGGCCATGAATGGACGTCCATGATGATGCTTCCGAACCGTAGATCTCTCAGGACTCTCGATCTCTTCCCAACTACGAGCACCGGCCTCAAGGATGAGTGCGCCACATCCAAGCCCTCATCTTCTACATCGATCAACTAA